Sequence from the Paenibacillus riograndensis SBR5 genome:
GGCTGGGAGGAATCGCCGCTGCACTGGCTGCATTGCTCTCCTGGGTATGGATTAGGGAAGCGGGCAGAACCGGCGGCCGGGCCCCAAAGATCGGGGCAGAGACTTGAAACATAAGAGGTTGAAAGATTCATGCTATAAACTATCCTTCTATTACTCGCTGAACCGGATATCTGGAAGCGGTAAAGAGTATAGATGCCTTGGAAGATACGCTTTTTAAGGACGGGGAAGCCGTTTTTACTTGAAAGATTTATATGTTTTGGGGGAACTGACTTCCCCCTTTAACTGTAATTTTATCTACAGTTACGGACTCAGGAGACGTTATAAGGTTCGATGGAGCCTGAAATAAAGGGGAAAGGGAGAAATAAAGGCATCTCAGTCCGTCGTCCTGCGGAATAGCCGAATCTTCTATCCATAACGGCTCTCCTGTCCGTAACGGCTGCGGATCGATCGCGAAGGAATAGGGCGATCCGTCTTTACCGGCTTCTTCGCAGGTGCTAGTTGGAAAAAGGGAACTTATTTTTCCGAAAATTAAGAAATTCTGAGATTGAAGTGGAAAAAGTAAATCTAATTGGGCCACATTTCTGGTCCAATGGCGAAATGGACTGAATTAGTGTCCCTTTTTCCACTTCATCTACCCGAGGGTAGGGTACTTCGGCAAATTAGTTAACCTTTTTCCACTTAAAGAGTTGCCGTAGGATTCATGGGGATTCGTTCTCCAGGTAACACTAGAACCAAGACGGCTGCGCTGTCCCGTGGAGGTCGGCACAGCCGTTTTTACTTGGCAGCTGATGTAAGAGTTATTGGTTTTTTGTCAAAAAGGGGACTATAATATACAGTAGATAGGTTGAGTGGGAGGAGGGGCCGGCAAGGATGGTCCAGGTTGTACTGCTGTGGTTCGCACTGATTAATATTATTGGTTATGTGGTCATGTCTGAGGATAAGAACAAGGCCCGGAAAAGACGGGACCGCGTACCCGAAAAAACATTGTTTCTGCTGGCATTTATGGGCGGCGCGCTGGGCGTGCTGATTGCCATGTACCACAAACGCCACAAGACCAGGCATACTTCCTTCGTGATCGGAATTCCGCTCTTGCTGCTGCTGAACATCTTGCTGTATGGTTATTTTTTGGGATAAACAAAACAGAAGAAGAGGTGGCGTACATGTTATTCTCGAAAATATTGCTGGCCTATGACGGGTCCAAGGCTTCCAATCAGGCGCTGGAGCGCGCGATCGAATTGGCCAAGGTAACTCCGGGCTCATCCCTTTACGTTGTACACGCTTTTGAATTCCCGCGGTTTTTTATCGGGGAAGCTCTCGCGCCTCTGCCGGCTTCAGTGAATAAGGATTATTATGATTTGGCGGTACAAACCACCGATGAAGTGAAAAGCCGTCTGGAAGCTGAAGGACTGAATGCGACAGTTGAACTGCTGCAGGGCTCTCCTGCTGAAGTGATTTTGACCTATGCTAAGGAGCAGGGTGCGGATGTGATTGTGATCGGCAGCCGTGGACTGGGTGGAATTCGTGAATTTGTTCTGGGCAGTGTAAGCCATAATGTGGTTCAGAGCGCGCGTATTCCGGTCCTGGTTGTAAAATAATATATTATCCTGGAGGAGCGCCCGTGCGTTCCCCTTTTTTCTTTTAGGCAATGGAATAGCGTGCGTGATGAAGAATCCAATTGTGCCCAAAAGCGAACGTTTTAACTCCTTTATATGACAATGTTCGTGTTTAAGTTGACATGATGTGTAGGCCATTGTTAAGATGAACCTATGAAGAGCTCGTATAAAGCCGGGGATAAGGCCCGGAAGTTTCTACCCGGTAACCGTAAATTGCCGGACTACGAGGGAATAGGATGACTAGAACGGCCGTCAGCGCCGCTCCGGACACGGGGCGGCGAGCTGTGCGCTTATCCCTGTTGCATGCCGCTGAAGCTGTAAATAGGGGCTGCACTCCTAATTCCTGAAGTAGTCTGGGTCCATCCGCAGCAAAATGCGTCTGGAATCCGGGCTTTTTTTTTCGGATTTATGGAAAACTAGCATGAAACAGGACAAACTTATTACACATGAGTCTCTAAATCGGGAAGCGGAAGGTAGGTTGAATCATGTCAGTGCAGGTTGGTGTCATCATGGGCAGCAAATCAGATTGGGAAACAATGGAGCATGCTTGCATCGTCCTTGAGGAGCTGGGGGTAGCGTATGAGAAAAAAGTGATATCAGCACACCGCACACCGGATCTGATGTTCCGCTACGCGGAGGAAGCGGCAGGCCGCGGCCTGCGCGTCATTATTGCCGGAGCAGGCGGAGCGGCGCATCTGCCGGGGATGGTGGCAGCAAAGACCATGCTGCCTGTTATCGGTGTCCCGGTACAGTCGAAGGCGCTGAACGGTCTGGATTCGCTGCTCTCCATTGTGCAGATGCCGGGTGGCATTCCGGTAGCCACTGTAGCGATTGGCCGTGCAGGAGCGACCAATGCGGGGCTGCTCGCTGCACAGATCATCGGCGCATTCGATCCTGAGGTGCAGAGCCGGGCGCAGCAGCGGCGCGACGCCATTCAACGCGAAGTGCTGGAAAGCAGCGAGAGCCTATGAGGCCGGAAGAGCTGAAGACCGATGGGCTGGCGGCATCGGCGGGAGAGCTGAAGGCTGATGGGCTGGCGACACCAGCGGGGGAGCTGACAGCACAAAGCCTGGAGGCTGCGGGGCAAGGCAGCCCCGAGGGCAGGGGGATGGCGAAGCCGGCAGCTGCCGCTTCGGGGGACACCGCCGCGCCGGGTGCAGGCGCGCCCCGGACCCTGCTGCCCGGCGCGGTCATCGGCGTGCTCGGCGGCGGGCAGCTCGGGCGCATGATGGCGCTGGCCGGCAGCGCCATGGGCTACCGCTTCGTAGCGCTGGACCCTGCGCCGGATGCGCCCTGCGGGCAGGTGACGCCGCAGATTACAGCGGCGTACGACGACCGGGACGCGGCGCGTGAGCTGGCCCGGCGCGCGGACGTCATCACGTACGAGTTCGAGAACGTCGACGCGGACGTGGCCGCGCTGCTGACGGCAGAGTCGTACGTGCCGCAGGGCAGTGCGCTGCTGTATACGACGCAGCACCGGCTGCGCGAGAAGGCGGCGGTCGAGGCCGCGGGCGTCCCCGTTGCCCCATACCGCAAGGTCGGCAGCCTGGCCGAGCTTACGGCTGCGGCAGCCGAGCTGGGCCTCCCCTGTGTGCTGAAGACAGCCACAGGGGGGTATGACGGCAAGGGACAAGCCGTCATCCGCCAGCCGGAAGAGCTGGAAGCCGCCTTCCGGCAGGTGGCGCCGGGCGCTTCAGCCGGAGGCGCTCTGCCCGAGCTGGTGCTGGAGAAATTTGTCGCCTTCAAATGCGAAATTTCTGTGGTTGCCGCCCGCAGCGCCTCCGGCGAGGTGAAGAGCTTCCCGGCCGCGGAGAACATCCACGTGAACAACATCCTGCATCTGTCGATCGTGCCTGCCAGGGTGCCGGAAGAGATTCAACGGCGGGCCTGCGAGCTGGCCGAGCGGATTGTCTCCGGGATGAATGCGGTTGGACTGCTGGCTGTGGAAATGTTCGTGACCGAGAGCGGCGAGCTGTTCGTAAATGAGCTGGCGCCGCGTCCGCATAATTCCGGGCATTATACGATGGATGCCTGTGTCACCTCGCAGTTTGAGCAGCATGTGCGTGCCATCTGCAATCTGCCGCTGGGCGATACCTCGCTGCTGACCCCTGTGGTCATGGTGAATGTGCTGGGCCAGCATCTGGATGGGGCCATTCAGGCGGTCTGTGCGCCGGATGAAGCAGGAAACCGGCTTGGTGTAGCACCCAAGCTTCATATATATGGCAAGGCTGAGAGCAAGACCGGCCGCAAAATGGGCCACATCAACCTGCTCTGCAAGGACACCGGCGACGGGTTGTCCTGGGTGGAGCAAACTAACCTTTGGAGGAACTGACCAGATATGATCGAACGTTACAGCAGACCTGAGATGCGGGCCATTTGGACCGAAGAGAATAAATTCAACGCATGGTTGGAAGTGGAGCTTTGCGCCTGCGAGGCATGGGCCGAGCTGGGAGTCATCCCGCATGAAGATGCTGCGAAGCTGCGGAAGAATGCCAAATTCGACATCGGCCGCATTAATGAAATTGAGCTCGAAACGCGTCATGATGTTATTGCGTTTACCCGTGCGGTATCCGAGAGCCTGGGCGCGGAGCGCAAATGGGTGCATTACGGATTAACCTCGACGGACGTTGTGGATACGGCGCTCGGCTATCTGCTGCGCCAGGCCAACGAGATTCTGGAGAAGGATATTATCAACTTCATCGAAATTCTCAAAGACAAGGCGCTTGCCTACAAAGATACTCCAATGATGGGACGCACCCATGGCGTGCACGCCGAGCCAACGACATTTGGACTCAAAATGGCGCTCTGGTACGAGGAAATGAAGCGCAACCTGGAGCGTTTCCGCCATGCTGCAAACGGCGTGCAGTTCGGCAAAATCTCCGGGGCGGTCGGCACCTACGCCAATATAGACCCGTTCGTTGAAGAATTCGTCTGCCGCAAGCTGGGCACCAGCCCGGCGCCGATCTCCACACAGACGCTGCAGCGTGACCGCCACGCGGAATATATGGCTGCGCTGGCCCTTGTCGCCACTTCCCTGGACAAGTTCGCTACCGAAATCCGCGCGCTGCAAAAGAGCGAAATCCGCGAGGTGGAAGAGGCTTTTGCCAAAGGCCAGAAGGGCTCGTCGGCGATGCCGCACAAACGCAATCCGA
This genomic interval carries:
- the purB gene encoding adenylosuccinate lyase — translated: MIERYSRPEMRAIWTEENKFNAWLEVELCACEAWAELGVIPHEDAAKLRKNAKFDIGRINEIELETRHDVIAFTRAVSESLGAERKWVHYGLTSTDVVDTALGYLLRQANEILEKDIINFIEILKDKALAYKDTPMMGRTHGVHAEPTTFGLKMALWYEEMKRNLERFRHAANGVQFGKISGAVGTYANIDPFVEEFVCRKLGTSPAPISTQTLQRDRHAEYMAALALVATSLDKFATEIRALQKSEIREVEEAFAKGQKGSSAMPHKRNPIGCENISGLSRVIRGHMMTAYENVPLWHERDISHSSVERIILPDATMLLNYMLNRFGNIVKNLTVFPDNMKRNMNRTFGVPFSGRILTKLIDKGFSREQAYDTVQPRAMQAWEEQTQFRDIVEATPEITAVLSPEEIEDAFNPSWHLKHVDTIFRKLELI
- the purK gene encoding 5-(carboxyamino)imidazole ribonucleotide synthase, whose translation is MAKPAAAASGDTAAPGAGAPRTLLPGAVIGVLGGGQLGRMMALAGSAMGYRFVALDPAPDAPCGQVTPQITAAYDDRDAARELARRADVITYEFENVDADVAALLTAESYVPQGSALLYTTQHRLREKAAVEAAGVPVAPYRKVGSLAELTAAAAELGLPCVLKTATGGYDGKGQAVIRQPEELEAAFRQVAPGASAGGALPELVLEKFVAFKCEISVVAARSASGEVKSFPAAENIHVNNILHLSIVPARVPEEIQRRACELAERIVSGMNAVGLLAVEMFVTESGELFVNELAPRPHNSGHYTMDACVTSQFEQHVRAICNLPLGDTSLLTPVVMVNVLGQHLDGAIQAVCAPDEAGNRLGVAPKLHIYGKAESKTGRKMGHINLLCKDTGDGLSWVEQTNLWRN
- the purE gene encoding 5-(carboxyamino)imidazole ribonucleotide mutase → MSVQVGVIMGSKSDWETMEHACIVLEELGVAYEKKVISAHRTPDLMFRYAEEAAGRGLRVIIAGAGGAAHLPGMVAAKTMLPVIGVPVQSKALNGLDSLLSIVQMPGGIPVATVAIGRAGATNAGLLAAQIIGAFDPEVQSRAQQRRDAIQREVLESSESL
- a CDS encoding DUF1294 domain-containing protein; translation: MVQVVLLWFALINIIGYVVMSEDKNKARKRRDRVPEKTLFLLAFMGGALGVLIAMYHKRHKTRHTSFVIGIPLLLLLNILLYGYFLG
- a CDS encoding universal stress protein — encoded protein: MLFSKILLAYDGSKASNQALERAIELAKVTPGSSLYVVHAFEFPRFFIGEALAPLPASVNKDYYDLAVQTTDEVKSRLEAEGLNATVELLQGSPAEVILTYAKEQGADVIVIGSRGLGGIREFVLGSVSHNVVQSARIPVLVVK